A genomic window from Ascaphus truei isolate aAscTru1 chromosome 1, aAscTru1.hap1, whole genome shotgun sequence includes:
- the LOC142498806 gene encoding uncharacterized protein LOC142498806 — MVAAAKSSHFTFLLDTVGPLLVSSMSGNLEDVMVDYLRNELHVVSVKSKEEYLGARSIGVAPEGHVSPETEQVSSPGSASSTHLEEHDEEDFDDDDDDDDDAAAAAIDTQIQASDHEEVPIETVLPPKRPANTTYDAIVASEGKIVEAENRRHSDLMTVLERMIALQEETVSQLAHLHRVFIEVPKQLQKINTSFEALVVQQTQANYWRMTNVPQFNTSQPGSVHAGQFSPHSSDIHSPGPNVTGQVADIAVQVPDDILPLPSEQIQQQTPTKEATKTKQDTHETDQPSLVQCLPTCSHVSVGTSPVREQSLPKSPVGESLPKSPVGESLPKSPVGESLPKSPVGESLATSPVGESLATSPIGEQSLATSPAREVPEATQSGSVVPKVGGKRKRKIQETTSRPVTRSQKEQKK, encoded by the exons ATGGTGGCAGCAGCCAAGTCATCCCACTTTACATTCCTACTAGATACAGTAGGACCCTTGTTGGTAAGCAGCATGAGTGGGAATTTGGAAGATGTCATGGTTGACTACCTAAGAAATGAACTTCATGTTGTATCAGTTAAATCTAAGGAGGAATATTTGGGGGCTAGGTCCATAGGGG ttgcccctgaaggacatgtgtcacctgagactgaacaagtgtcttcacctgggtcagccagctcaacacacctagaag aacatgatgaagaggattttgatgatgatgatgatgatgatgatgatgccgccgccgccgccatagacacacaaatacaagcaagtgaccatgaagaggttccaattgaaactgttttaccgccaaaacgtccagcaaataccacatatgatgcaattgtagcttctgagggaaaaattgtggaagcagaaaatcgtcgccattctgacctgatgacagtgctggaaaggatgattgcactgcaggaagaaacagtttcacaattggcacatctccacagagtcttcattgaagtgcctaaacagttgcaaaaaatcaacacctcattcgaagcattagttgttcagcaaacacaagctaattactggagaatgactaatgtaccacaattcaacacctcacagccaggatctgttcatgcaggtcagttttcaccacattcatctgatattcattcaccaggcccaaatgttaccggtcaagtagcagacattgctgtgcaggttcctgatgacatcctaccgttGCCATCTgaacaaattcagcagcagacacctacaaaggaggcgacaaaaacaaaacaagacacacatgaaacagaccaaccatcacttgtgcagtgtctaccaacttgctcacatgtgtcagtgggcacaagccctgtccgtgaacagtcactacccaaaagccctgtaggtgagtcactgcccaaaagccctgtaggtgaatcgctgcccaaaagccctgtaggtgaatcactgcccaaaagccctgtaggtgagtcactggccacaagccctgtaggtgagtcactggccacaagccccataggtgaacagtcactggccacaagccctgcccgtgaagtgccagaggccactcaaagtggctctgttgtgcctaaagttggtggcaaaagaaaaaggaaaattcaagagacaacaagcaggcctgttactcgctcgcaaaaggaacaaaaaaaataa